AACCAGGTGACGTTGATCTGGAAGGCGACCGTGGACAACCCGGTGCGCGACGAGTTCATCTCCGCCGCACTGGCCTGCCGCGACGAGACGGTTTAAGACCCCACCTGCGGCAGTTCGTCGGCCGCGATCTCACACGGCGTCTCCCCCGAGGGCTGCGAAAGCGGCTCCGCGACGGGAGGCGGCGGAACGATCGGCGCTGGTGTCTCTTCCTGTGGCGCAGCGGCTTCCGGCGTTTCGGCCTCGTCGGCCGGCTCGACTGCGGTCTCGGCTGCCTCCTCGGCGGCCGCGCCTTCGACCGGCTCGACCGGCTCGACCGGCTCCTCGGGATCCTCCTCGGGGTTCTCTTCCACATCGTCTTCGGGATCATCGGAACCGTCGGGTTCGTCGGCGATTTCGGGATCATCGACGTCGTCGTCGGGCACCGCATCGAGGGCGTCGGCATCCGGGATTCCCTCGGCGGCCGAGCCGACCAGCCCGCTGAACAGGTCCGCCAACTGCTGACCGGCGCCCGCGAGACCCGAACCCAGCCCGGCGGCCGGGTCCGCCATGCCGGGCATACCGGGCAGCCCCAACGATTGTCCGGCCGCAGGCAGCGGCGAGACAGCGGGTGCAGGCGGCAGCTCGGCAGCCGGCGCCGGTGGCGTCACCTGCGCCGGTGGCGTCACCGGCGCCGCGGGCGTCACCTGCGCCGCGGGCATCACCTGCGCCGCGGGCGGCGGTGCCGGCCAGGACGTGTCGGCGGCGACGTGGCCGGCCGGAACGGTCCTCTCGAAGGTCGGCCGCGGCTCGACGACCGGGGCCGGCACACCGGAATCACCGAATGCGACGTGACCGAAGACCGGTGTCGGCGCGGCGCGCAGCGCGGCCACCGCGTCGGCATATGCATCGGTCACCGCGGCCGTCGTCGACCGCATGGCCGCAACCCAGTCACCGGCGATGCCGCCGGCGACGAACGGCCTGACCTCCTGATCGATCAGCTCGCTCGCCGCGGAACGGTCGCCCGCCACGCCCGTGGCCACCGTGCGCGCCGCGGCCAGCCACCCCGCGCGTTGCGCGGCGTGACGTCCTTCGATCTCCACCGTCACGGCGGACTTACGGGTCAGGGCCTCGCACAAGGCTTCTCGCAGCCGGTCGAGTGCCGCCGCGGCGGTGTGCAACGCCGCGACGGTCTGCTCGGCCGCGGCATGGTGGCGGGCGAGGTGCTCCCGTGCCGACATCGCGGCACTGCCCTGCCAGCCGTCGTCGGCGAGCCGTGACTGCTTGTCCTGCAGGCGCAGTGCCTGTTCGGCGGCCTGCGCCGCCGCGGTGAGTGCACGCTGCTCGGCGTCGAGCGCGCGCAGGTCCACACCGTCCTCGGTGTCGTACCACTCGTGCAGCCGGGTCAGGTCACGGTGCCCGTAGCCGAGCACGCGGCAGGCCGTCACGTATTCGGTGAAGACGTCGAGGATCTCCCGCCCCGGCGCCAGAATCACTGCCGCATCAATGGTTTCGCGCACCTATCGGCCCACCCGTGCCGCGGCGTACGCGTCGGCCAGGCCGTAGCGGTCGGCCGAGGCGCGCAACATGTGCGCGATCTCGTCGGCGGCGGCTCCCCACTGCCGCATCGCCCGGGTCATGTCGTCGAGTGCACCGCGGACGGCGTTGCCGTGCGCGACGTGCATCCGCCCGGCGAGTACACCGTCGAACACCGGCCGGCTCAGAGTCGTTCGGACAACGGCGTCGACCGCCTCGGCGACGGCGGCGTAGCCGTGTGCGGCGGCACGCAACGCGTCGGCATCCACGCGGGCACGGTCAAACTCTCCCATGCACCGTTTAGACGTATCCGGCGCCGGTCCGGTTCCCTATCCCTGAGAACTGACGGATTCGGCGATCCGCGCCGCGACCTGGCGTGCGGTGTCCTCGTCGGCCGCCTCCACCATCACCCGCACCACCTGCTCGGTTCCGGATGGGCGCAACAGGATCCGCCCGGTGTCACCCAGTTCGGCCTCGGCGGCGGCAACCGCCGACCGCACCGACGGCGCCTGCGCGACGGTCGCCTTGTCGGAGACCGCGACGTTGATCAACACCTGAGGCAGGGTGTGCATGGCGTCGGCGAGCGCGGCGAGCGACGACCCGGTCTGCGCCATCCGCGACATCAGCCGCAGACCGGTGACGATGCCGTCGCCGGTGGTGCCGAAGCTCGGCATGACGATGTGGCCCGATTGCTCACCGCCCAGGGAGAACTCACCGGAGCG
This region of Mycolicibacterium goodii genomic DNA includes:
- a CDS encoding type VII secretion target; translation: MGEFDRARVDADALRAAAHGYAAVAEAVDAVVRTTLSRPVFDGVLAGRMHVAHGNAVRGALDDMTRAMRQWGAAADEIAHMLRASADRYGLADAYAAARVGR